The following are encoded in a window of Bacillus sp. es.036 genomic DNA:
- the rplJ gene encoding 50S ribosomal protein L10 encodes MSSIVEQKKQLVTEIADKLRDSQSTIFVDYRGLDVSEVTELRKQLRDANVEFRVYKNTMTRRAAEELELTDLNEHLVGPTAIAFSNEDVVAPAKILNNFAKNHEALEIKTGVIEGGVVSVEKIKELADLPNREGLLSMLLSVLQAPMRNMALATKAVADQKEEQGA; translated from the coding sequence ATGAGCAGTATAGTTGAACAGAAGAAGCAACTAGTTACGGAAATCGCAGACAAACTTCGTGATAGCCAATCAACAATTTTTGTTGATTATCGCGGACTTGATGTTTCTGAAGTAACTGAGCTTCGTAAGCAATTGCGTGATGCAAACGTTGAGTTCCGTGTTTACAAGAACACAATGACTCGTCGCGCTGCAGAAGAGCTTGAACTTACTGATTTGAATGAACACCTTGTCGGTCCTACGGCAATCGCGTTCAGCAATGAAGATGTTGTTGCTCCTGCTAAAATTTTGAACAACTTCGCTAAGAATCACGAAGCTCTTGAAATCAAGACTGGTGTAATCGAAGGTGGCGTTGTATCAGTAGAAAAGATCAAAGAACTTGCGGACCTACCAAACCGCGAAGGGCTACTTTCTATGTTGCTATCTGTGCTACAAGCACCGATGCGCAATATGGCACTTGCTACAAAAGCTGTGGCTGATCAAAAGGAAGAACAAGGCGCGTAA
- the rplL gene encoding 50S ribosomal protein L7/L12, whose product MGNEQIIEAIKEMTVLELNDLVKAIEEEFGVTAAAPVAAAGGAAEGAAEEQTEFDVVLESAGSSKIKVIKVVREITGLGLKEAKELVDGAPSSIKEGVAKEEAEELKGKLEEVGAVVEVK is encoded by the coding sequence ATGGGTAACGAGCAAATCATTGAAGCAATCAAAGAAATGACAGTTCTTGAGCTTAACGACCTAGTTAAAGCAATCGAAGAAGAATTTGGTGTAACTGCAGCAGCTCCAGTAGCAGCAGCAGGTGGCGCAGCAGAAGGTGCTGCTGAAGAGCAAACAGAATTTGATGTAGTTCTTGAAAGTGCTGGAAGCAGCAAGATCAAGGTTATCAAAGTAGTTCGCGAAATCACTGGTCTTGGCTTGAAAGAAGCTAAAGAACTAGTTGACGGCGCACCAAGCTCTATTAAAGAAGGCGTTGCTAAAGAAGAAGCTGAAGAGCTTAAAGGCAAGCTTGAAGAAGTTGGCGCAGTAGTAGAAGTTAAGTAG